tgtttgtttgtatgtggTAAGAACATTAAAGTTTTAATGGCATTTGTGGCCTCTGGGGTGAAGATCAAATTCGTTTTCCTTTCTTTGCCAAGAGCATACCTTAAAAGTACTAATTTATTTAGCTTTAAGTTTTTCCGAATTAGCCATTTTcgatttataatatattttggaTTGCTAGGTAGACTTAATTGGTATCTCAGATACACTTCCGCTGTTTATGTCAACACCGAGAGGTCTAGTTTATAATCAAAAATCATGCAAAATCAAAATAGTCATATATATTTCCTCGGTATTCATCCATTTATAGAAAGACAAACGCCAACCGAATTCCTTCAGACGCTCTCGGACATATGTATTGAAGACAAATCTGGATCTGCCagttttcaatgtaaaataaacaaagtaaGTGTGGACGTCAAATGGTACCACGGAAGTCAGATTTTAtcaccgtctgaaaaatatcagcTTGTTGATGAAGGGCCAATTCATATACTAAAGATACACAATGTCGTCGACAAAGATGAAGGCACATACCATATCGTTGCTGATGGACAAACATCCTCTGCAATGCTCAATATAGaaggtttgatattttttttatcattttaagcaAGTAAAATGCATTTGTTAATGGGAGAAAGTATGCACAGTATTAAGATATTCTGAGAAGACTTCTGTTGGAAAGAAAATAGTTTCGTTTGAAACGTACACAAACATTCTGCAAAACATtcttatataatatttaacatgCATAGAAACGTCATTGAATTGAAACAATAATTCCAGAACACTAATCAAGAAAGAttaaactcttctttaggaggaATTTACTTTCATGAAGgcaaaataaaagttgaaataaGATTCCCGAGCAGCAGTGATTAAGTCTAAAGGAATCTGCAATGCACTCTGTGCGATTTTAAGTCTTTCTTGAATAGTTCTCGAATCATCTCCCTCTCTGTACTTCGTCTGTCAACAACAACTTACCGTAGAACGAAATATAAATTAAACTTGAGAAACTGAATATCAGATAAATATGCAgagtgcaagaaaaataatccttttttttgAAGTTGTATTTTTAATAATCACCCTTTTAGTACATGATTGTCAATTTTTGTTCCTGACAATACTTTTACAAATATCGAAGGGAATGTGTACAATTTtacataatgaaaaataaaagttcGAGAAAGTACAGAGTGCACAAACACTGTTGTgaaaatttttcaattaattagcattttcatttgatttcctgcctatttttacttgacctttgcAGCGTTTATCAACATATAGCACTATATCGTTGTCTGTCAGACTTTACTGATGTTCTTTTTAATTAGAATCTCCTGATAGTTTTAGATTCAATTCCCTCCTTTATCTTCAGGCGAGTTCTCTGTTACAagcatataattttatttcagacacAGAAGAAGAAAGAGAATTAATTCGACAGTATTTAGCAGAGAAACGCAAATCTGAGTATGTACTTTTTTACTACTGATTATTTAACACTGACGTaatgtttatctttatatttGTGAAGCTTCCTCTCCTGCACATTTTTAATGTTTCGTCTACATTCTaacctctcttaagcagccaTCCAGGGGAAACAGACATTTTGGCCGCTTAAgcgaggtgaccgctgatcggagagGCAgccagtatatatatttatacatttcaaaCTTATGACTAATGTTCAATCATAACTTCGTAAAACAAGAAACGTAATTAAGTAC
The genomic region above belongs to Mercenaria mercenaria strain notata chromosome 12, MADL_Memer_1, whole genome shotgun sequence and contains:
- the LOC128547260 gene encoding obscurin-like; amino-acid sequence: MFLECKISKPDVQVIWLKDNEEIYTEVRRRKCVEKHVHRLIVEDVTNTDTGVYKCVFEDSCTTCTVTVEERQTPTEFLQTLSDICIEDKSGSASFQCKINKVSVDVKWYHGSQILSPSEKYQLVDEGPIHILKIHNVVDKDEGTYHIVADGQTSSAMLNIEDTEEERELIRQYLAEKRKSEYVLFYY